The following is a genomic window from Bordetella petrii.
CGCATTCTTCCGTCGGAAGGGCTGGAGGTCAAGCGCCGCGGCGCCGAAGTGCGCATTTCGCGAGCGCGGTAGGCCCACCGCCGAAGCGCTGCGCGCTTCCCCCTCAATGGGGCGGCGTTCCCGGATCAGGTGTCTGACTCCCGCAGGGTGTCGGACACCGAAGCGTGCAACAGCCGTTCGAACTGCAGAGTGCCCGCTCAGGCCCGGTGCCTGACTCCCGGGGGGACAGACACCGGGTGCGCAATAGCCCTCTGTTGCGGGTGCCCGCCATCCGGGCGGGTTCGGTGTGCTATGGTTCGGCGCGCATCGCGCTCCTCGGCGGTTTTTATATAACTAAAAGCTATTAAAAAGAGAACAAACTGTCGTTCTCTTTGGAAGCGCGCTCCGCCACAATCGCAACGTCATGATTCACATCGAAAACCTCTCAAAGACCTACGCCACGCCGCACGGACGCTTTGAGGCATTGCGCAACATCAGCCTGCACGTCGAGCAGGGCGAGGTGTTCGGCATTATCGGCCCCAGCGGGGCCGGCAAAAGCACCCTGGTCCAATGCATCAATCTGCTTGAGCGCCCCGATGGCGGGAAGATCGTCATCGGCGGCACCGCCCTGACCGGCCTGGGCGAGGCCCAACTGCGCAGCCAGCGGCGCCGCATCGGCATGGTGTTCCAGGGCTTCAACCTGCTGGCGCGCCGCACGGTGTATGGCAACGTCGCGCTGCCGCTGGAAATCGCCGGCGTGCCCGCCGCGCAGATTCCGGCCAAGGTGGAGCGGCTGCTGGCGCTGGTGGGGCTGGAGCACCTGCGCGACCGCTATCCCAGCCAGATCAGCGGCGGCCAGAAGCAGCGCGTGGGCATTGCCCGCGCGCTGGCCAACGACCCCGACGTGCTGCTCAGCGACGAGGCCACCTCGGCGCTGGACCCGGAAACCACCCATAACATCCTGGCGCTGCTGCGCGACATCAACCGGCAGACCGGCATTACCGTGGTGATGATCACGCACCAGATGGAAGTGGTGCGCGAGATCTGCGACCGCGTGGCCGTGCTGTCGCAGGGCGAGGTCGTCGAAATGGGCCGCACGCAAGACATCTTCGCCACGCCGCGCCACGAGGTGACGCGCGCCATGGTGTCGGCCGCCACCGCGTCTGACCTGACCGACGCCACGCTGGCCGCCACCCGCGAGCGCATGGCCGACCTGCAGGCCCAGCGGCCGGGCAGCGTGGTGCGCCTGCTGCGCATCCGGCTGGCCGGCGGCGCCTCGGCCGGCACGCTGCTGTCCGACCTGACGCGCCAGCACGCGCTCGATGTCAGCCTGGTGCAGGCCCGTGTCGACGACATCCAGGGCGTCGCCGTCGGCACGCTGTTCGTGCTGGCGCAAGGCACGGCCCCGGCTCTGGGGCAAGCCCTGGCGGCGTTGGCCGCCCAAGACATATCTGTAGAAGAAATCGCACATGAGTCCGCAACTGATCGAACTGCTCGCCACCTCGCTGCTTGACACCCTGTTGCTGGTGGGCGTGCCCAGTCTCATCGCCGTGCTGGTGGGCATTCCCATGGGCGTGGTGCTGGTAGTTACGGCCCGCGGCGCCATGCTGCAGAACCTGGCCGTCAACCGCTCGCTGGGGGCGGTGGTCAACATCACCCGTTCGGTGCCCTTCATCATCCTGATGGTGGCCATCATTCCGTTCACGCGGCTGATCGCGCAAACCTCGATCGGCACCACGGCGGCCATCGTGCCCCTGTCGGTGGCCGCCATTCCGTTCATGGCGCGCATTGCCGAGAACGCCATGCGCGAAGTGGATGCCGGCTTGCTGACCGCCGCGCGTGCCATGGGCGCCAGCCCGCTGCAGATCATCATGAAAGTGCTGCTGCCCGAATCGCTGCCCGGCCTGGTGGCCGCCACCATCGTCACCGTGATCAGCCTGATCGGCTACTCGGCCATGGCGGGCGCCATTGGCGGCGGCGGCCTGGGCGACCTGGGTATCCGCTACGGCTACCAGCGCTTCCTGCCGGAAGTCATGCTGGCGGTGGTGGTGGTGCTGGTCGTGCTGGTGCAGGTCGTGCAGGGCTTCGGCGACTGGCTGGTACGCCGCATGTCGCACCGCTGAACTGAATTCACGCCACGTTTTTTCACCTGGAATCTCACGCAACATGAGCATCACGTTCTTCAAGTCGCTGGCCGCGCTGACCCTGGGCGCCGCCGTTTTCGCGCAACCCGCGCTGGCGCAGGACAAGCCGCTGAAAGTCGGCGTGACCGCCGGGCCGCACGCGCAGATTTTCGAAGTGGTCAAGCAAGAGGCCGCCAAGCAGGGAGTGAAGGTCGAGATCATCGAGTTCAGCGACTATGTGCAGCCCAATGCGGCGCTGTCGGCCGGCGACCTGGACATGAACAGCTACCAGCACCAGCCCTACCTGGACGCCGCCAATGCCGACCGCGGCTACAAGCTGGCCAGCATTGCCAAGACGGTGATTTTTCCCATTGGCATCTACAGCAAGAAGGTAAAGAGCCTGGACGAGCTGAAGCCGGGCGCCCAGATCGGCATTCCCAATGACCCCACCAACGGCGGCCGGGCCCTGTTGCTGCTGCAGGCCCAGGGGCTGATCAAGCTGAACCCGGATGCCGGCCTGAAGGCCACGCCCATCGACGTGGTGGAAAATCCGCGCAAACTGCGCTTCGTGGAACTGGACGCGGCCCAGCTGCCGCGTTCGCTGGACGACACCGATGCGTCGGCCGTGAACACCAACTTCGCGCTGGAAGCCGGCCTGGACCCCAACAAGGACGCCATCGCCCGCGAATCGGCCGATTCTCCGTACGCCAACGTGCTGGCGGTGCGCGAACAGGACAAGAACCGCGCCGACCTGCAAAAGCTGGTGGGCATCTACCAGAGCCCGGTCGTGAAGGCCTTCATCGCCGAAAAATTCAAGGGCGCGGTGGTAGCCGCCTGGTAAGGCTTTTTGACAGCCCGGCCCAAGTGCGTCATAATCTCGCGCTTCGGTCGGGTCGTTAGCTCAGTTGGTAGAGCAGCGGACTTTTAATCCGTTGGTCGCGCGTTCGAGTCGCGCACGACCCACCACGAATACCCGGGCATCTTGCCCCAAGCATCAAAATACTGGCGCCACCCCGCTTCTTGCCGGGTGGCGCTTTTGCTTGGGCCGCCTGGCAAGGCGGGGTGGTTTGGGTCGCCCGGCAAGGCCGGGTGGCGGTCACCCGTCGGACGCCGGCCGGGCCGACGCCCGCACCGCAAATACCGCGTTCGCCTTCAGCATGACCTTGCCTTCCACTTGCAGCAGGCAGGTGGCGTAGAGCAGGCGGCGGCCTTGCTTGTCTATGGTTACGTGGGCCTCGAGCCAGTCGCCCGGCTTGACCGCGTTCAGGTACTCGACCGACATCTGCACGGTTACCACCGACACCTGCGCCTGCTGCACGATGCAGTAGCCCAGCGCGGTGTCGGCCAGCGTGGCCAGCAGCCCGCCATGGGCGATGTTGTGCATGTTGGTATGCGGCTCGGCCACGCGCATGGCCAGTATGTTGCTGTCGGTGCGCCGGTAGAAGGCGCCCAGATCGGCCAGGTGGGTCATGAAGGGGCTGCTGGGACGCCAGGGCTCGAAACCGTCGGGTATGGATTGGGTCATGGAAAATAGCGGCAAATACGGCCCGCATGCCACGGATGCCGCGGCTGGGCCAACAGCGCACACAGTATCAGAAGCCACGGGGATGGCGGCGGGTTGACGCGCCGCAACCACGAACGCGCAAGCGGCCCGGAATTCGTTATATAGTTCAGTTTATAGCGAGAGCCACTCGACACCGGAGCCGCGATGCCCGTCCTGCGAATTGTTCTTGGCCTGGCTGCCGCCAGCGTGGCCGCGTCCGCTGTCGCGGGCGAGGTGCAGGTCGCCGTCGCGGCCAATTTCACGGCCGCCATGCAGGCCATTGCGCGCCAGTTCGAGCAAGACACCGGCCACAAGGCGGTGGCGGCATTCGGCGCCACCGGCCAGTTCTATGCGCAAATCAAGAACGGCGCGCCGTTCGAAGTGTTCCTGGCGGCCGACGACGTCCGCCCTGCGCGCCTGGAGGCCGAGCGGCAAACCGTGCCCGGTTCGCGCTTTACTTATGCCACCGGCTCGCTGGCGCTATGGTCGGCACAGCCCGGCTATGTCGACGGCCAGGGCGCCGTGCTAAAGCAGAACGCGTTCCGCCACCTGGCCATTGCCAATCCCAAGGCCGCGCCGTATGGGCTGGCGGCCACGCAGGTGCTGGACAGGCTGGGCCTGGCCGCCGCCGTCAAGCCCAAGATCGTGCAAGGGCAGAGCATTGCCCAGACCCAGCAGTTCGTGGCCTCGGGCAACGCCGAACTGGGTTTCGTCGCCCTGTCGCAGGTGTACAAAGACGGCCAGCTCAGCGCGGGCTCGGCCTGGCTGGTGCCGGGCGAACTGCACGACCCCATCAAACAGGACGCTGTTATTCTGGCAAAAGGCAAAGACAACCCCGCCGCCCAGGCGTTCGTCGACTACCTGAAGGGTCCCAAGGCCGCGGCCATCATCAAGTCGTACGGCTACCAGGTCGCGGCGCAATAACCACGAGGAGCCGTGCCGCCGCATGCCCCTGGACTCATCGGACCTGGCCGCCATCTGGCTGACCATCCAGCTGGCGTCGCTGACGACCCTGCTGTTGCTGCTGATAGGCACACCCATCGCCTGGTGGCTGGCGCGCACGCGTTCGCCCCTGAAAGGCCCTGTTGGGGCGGTGGTGGCCCTGCCATTGGTATTGCCGCCCACGGTGCTGGGCTTTTACCTGCTGGTGGTCATGGGGCCACAGGGGCCGGTAGGGCAGGCCACCCAGGCGCTCGGGCTGGGCGTATTGCCATTTACCTTTGCGGGCCTGGTGGTGGGCTCGGTGGTGTATTCGCTGCCTTTTGTGGTGCAGCCTTTGCAGAATGCCTTCGAAGCCATTGGCGCGCGCCCGCTCGAAGCGGCCGCCACCTTGCGCGCCAGCCCACGCGACTGCTTTTTCTCGGTGGTGCTGCCGCTGGCGCGGCCCGGGTTCATTACCGCGGGCATCCTGGGGTTCGCGCATACGGTGGGCGAGTTCGGGGTGGTGCTGATGATAGGTGGCAACATCGAGGGCCGCACGCGCGTGGTGTCGGTGCAGATCTACGACCACGTCGAGGCGCTGGAATATGCGCAGGCGCACTGGCTGGCTGGCGGCATGGTTGCGTTCTCGTTCGTGGTGCTGTTGCTGCTTTATACGCGGCGGCGCGCCGCCACGGTGTGGTAGCCCGATGATGGCCGTGACGCAGCGCGTAGCAAACGATACAACGGGCATCGAAGCGCGCTTGCGCGTGAACTACGCCGAATTCTCGCTGGAACTGGACCTGCGCCTGCCGGGCCGCGGCGTGACGGCGCTGTACGGGCATTCGGGGTCGGGCAAGACCACCTGCCTGCGCGGCGTGGCCGGCCTGACGCCGGTGGCGCAAGGTTATCTGCGGGTCAACGGCGAGGTCTGGCTCGACACCCAGGCCGGCATCAACGTGCCCACGCACCGGCGGGCCCTGGGTTATGTATTTCAAGAGGCCAGCCTGTTCCCGCACCTGACCGTGTTGCGCAACTTGCAGTTCGGCCTGACGCGGGTGCCGGCCGGGCAGCGCTGCGTCGACCTGGACCAGGCGGTTGAACTGCTGGGCATCGCGCACTTGCTGCGGCGCATGCCGGCCGGGTTGTCGGGCGGCGAGCGCCAGCGGGTGGGCATGGCGCGCGCGCTGCTTACCAGCCCGCGCCTGTTGCTGATGGATGAGCCGCTGGCGTCGCTGGACGTCGCTCGCAAGCAAGAGATTCTGCCGTACCTGGAACGCCTGCACGGCGAGCTGGATATTCCCGTGCTGTACGTCAGCCATGCGCCGCAGGAAGTCGCGCGGCTGGCCGACCATCTGGTGCTGCTGGAAAACGGCCGCGCCACCGCCAGCGGCCCTATCGGGCAGATACTGTCGCGCCTGGACCTGCCGCTGGCGATGGGCGACGACGCATCGGTGATGGTGGCGGGGCACGTGGCGGACTTCGATCCGGCCTACCGGCTGATGTCGGTGCGCTTGCCCGGCAGCGCGTCCTGCCTGCGCACAGTGCACGACGGGCTGCCGGCCGGCCATGCGGCGCGGCTGGCCATCAAGGCGCGCGATGTCAGCGTGGCGCTGGAGCGCCCGCAGGGCAGCAGCATCGTGAATGTGATTCCCGTGCGCGTGCTGGACATGGCGCCGGCGGACAACCCCGACCACATCCTGGTGCGCCTGGACGCCGACGGCACGGCGCTGCTGGCCCGCATCACGCGCTATTCGCGCGACCAGCTGAAGCTGGCGCCGGGCATGCCGGCGTGGGCGCAGATTAAGGCCGTGTCGGTACTGGGTTGAGCGGCGCGCGCCGCGGCGGCGGGCGGTTCAGGCAAACAGCTGCCGCATGTCCAGCCCGCGGATGATGGCCGCCGTGGCTTCGACCAGCGCCGGCAGCGGATGCCGCAACGGTGTGGCGAGCGTCAGGTTGTTCATGATGGTGGGGTCGACGATTTCCGAGCACACCAGGTAATTGCGCCCCGGCATATCGTGCAGGGCCGAGCGCGGCAGAATAGTGTAGAGCGTGTCCTGCGTCATGGTTTCCAGAATGGTGTGCACCACGTCGACCTCGGCGACGATGTCCAGCACTACGTCCAGGTCACGGCAGGTTTTGTCGACCAGCGCGCGTATGGTGTTGGGCACGCTGGGCAGCACCAGCGGATAGCGGCCCAAGTCGCGCGCGCGCACGCGCGCAGGCGGCAGGGGGCGGGATGACCTGGCGTACGCCAGCACCAGGTCTTCGCGGTATACCGACTCGAACCGCACCAGCGTGGAAGGCGGCGGATCGTACAGCAGCGCCAGGTCGACGCGGTCTTTCGCCAGCCATTCGTTCATTTCAGAACTCAGGCCTTCGGCCAGCGTCAGCGCCGCCTCGGGATGCTGGCGCCGGAAGGCCTGCACGATTTGCGGCGCCAGCCGGCGCGCCACGCGGTGCGGCATGCCCAGCCGCACCTTGTCCTGCTCTGTAGACGCGTAGGCCCGCATGTCCTGCCGGGCGTGCTGGGCCAGGGCATCCAGCGCCTTGGCGTGCGCCAGGAAGCGCAGGCCCGCCGGCGTGGGTTCGACGCCGCGCCCGGTGCGCGCCAGCAGATGGTGGCGCAGTTCGGCCTCGAGCAGCTGGATCTGCCGGCTGAGCGATGGCTGCGACAGGCCCAGCACCTCGGCGGCGCGGGACAGGCTGCGCATCTCGCAGGCCATGATGAAGTAGCGGATTTGTTTCAGATCCATAGCGGCAATGGTATACGTTTTTTCTATATCAGAAGTCAGCTTCCCGCCATTGCCGAGCGCGGGCGGGCTGCGCATCATGCGGGATTCACGGTTATTCAGTTGCTTCCATGCCTGATTGCGCACCTCCGCTAGCCCAGATCACGCCCGTCGGCCAAACGCTGCCGGCGCATGCCTGTGACAGCCATTTCCACATTTTTGGCCCGGCAGACGTCTTTCCATATGCCGAGCAGCGTCCCTATACGCCGCCAGACGCGCCGTTCGAGCAATTGCGCCGCCTGCATCGGCAGCTGGGCATCAGCCGCGGCGTCATCGTGCAGCCGGGGTGCCATGGCTACGACATGGCGGCCACGCTGGATGCGCTGGACCGGGGCGCCGGCCAATACCGTGCCGTGGCGCTGCTGGCGCCCGATGCCGACGAACGCCGCATCGCCGAGCTGGACCGCCGTGGCGTGCGAGGGGTGCGCTACAACTTCGTGGCGCATCTGGCCAACGCGGGTTGGGACGAACTGGCCGCGATGGCGCCGCGCATTGCGCCGTTCGGCTGGCATGTGTGCATCCATTCCGACCAGGCTTCACTGCCCGGACTGCTGACGCGCCTGAAAACCCTGCCCGTGCCGTTCGTGATCGATCACATGGGGCGGGCGGCGGCCGCACAGGGCACCACCAGCGAGGCCTTCCGGGCCTTGCTCGCGCTGCGCGGGCACCCGGGCGCGTGGGTCAAGATCTCGGGGCTGGACCGGGTGTCCAGCAGTGGCGTGCGCCCCTTCCAAGATGGCGAGCCGCTGGTGTCCGCCTTGCTGGACGCCATGCCCGAGCGCCTGCTGTGGGGCACCG
Proteins encoded in this region:
- a CDS encoding methionine ABC transporter ATP-binding protein, whose translation is MIHIENLSKTYATPHGRFEALRNISLHVEQGEVFGIIGPSGAGKSTLVQCINLLERPDGGKIVIGGTALTGLGEAQLRSQRRRIGMVFQGFNLLARRTVYGNVALPLEIAGVPAAQIPAKVERLLALVGLEHLRDRYPSQISGGQKQRVGIARALANDPDVLLSDEATSALDPETTHNILALLRDINRQTGITVVMITHQMEVVREICDRVAVLSQGEVVEMGRTQDIFATPRHEVTRAMVSAATASDLTDATLAATRERMADLQAQRPGSVVRLLRIRLAGGASAGTLLSDLTRQHALDVSLVQARVDDIQGVAVGTLFVLAQGTAPALGQALAALAAQDISVEEIAHESATDRTARHLAA
- the modB gene encoding molybdate ABC transporter permease subunit yields the protein MPLDSSDLAAIWLTIQLASLTTLLLLLIGTPIAWWLARTRSPLKGPVGAVVALPLVLPPTVLGFYLLVVMGPQGPVGQATQALGLGVLPFTFAGLVVGSVVYSLPFVVQPLQNAFEAIGARPLEAAATLRASPRDCFFSVVLPLARPGFITAGILGFAHTVGEFGVVLMIGGNIEGRTRVVSVQIYDHVEALEYAQAHWLAGGMVAFSFVVLLLLYTRRRAATVW
- a CDS encoding amidohydrolase family protein, coding for MPDCAPPLAQITPVGQTLPAHACDSHFHIFGPADVFPYAEQRPYTPPDAPFEQLRRLHRQLGISRGVIVQPGCHGYDMAATLDALDRGAGQYRAVALLAPDADERRIAELDRRGVRGVRYNFVAHLANAGWDELAAMAPRIAPFGWHVCIHSDQASLPGLLTRLKTLPVPFVIDHMGRAAAAQGTTSEAFRALLALRGHPGAWVKISGLDRVSSSGVRPFQDGEPLVSALLDAMPERLLWGTDWPHPNVAGAMPDDGELLNTFLRLCPDADLRRQILVDNPDRLYRFESVDSP
- a CDS encoding PaaI family thioesterase — encoded protein: MTQSIPDGFEPWRPSSPFMTHLADLGAFYRRTDSNILAMRVAEPHTNMHNIAHGGLLATLADTALGYCIVQQAQVSVVTVQMSVEYLNAVKPGDWLEAHVTIDKQGRRLLYATCLLQVEGKVMLKANAVFAVRASARPASDG
- a CDS encoding LysR family transcriptional regulator, translating into MDLKQIRYFIMACEMRSLSRAAEVLGLSQPSLSRQIQLLEAELRHHLLARTGRGVEPTPAGLRFLAHAKALDALAQHARQDMRAYASTEQDKVRLGMPHRVARRLAPQIVQAFRRQHPEAALTLAEGLSSEMNEWLAKDRVDLALLYDPPPSTLVRFESVYREDLVLAYARSSRPLPPARVRARDLGRYPLVLPSVPNTIRALVDKTCRDLDVVLDIVAEVDVVHTILETMTQDTLYTILPRSALHDMPGRNYLVCSEIVDPTIMNNLTLATPLRHPLPALVEATAAIIRGLDMRQLFA
- a CDS encoding methionine ABC transporter permease; this encodes MSPQLIELLATSLLDTLLLVGVPSLIAVLVGIPMGVVLVVTARGAMLQNLAVNRSLGAVVNITRSVPFIILMVAIIPFTRLIAQTSIGTTAAIVPLSVAAIPFMARIAENAMREVDAGLLTAARAMGASPLQIIMKVLLPESLPGLVAATIVTVISLIGYSAMAGAIGGGGLGDLGIRYGYQRFLPEVMLAVVVVLVVLVQVVQGFGDWLVRRMSHR
- the modC gene encoding molybdenum ABC transporter ATP-binding protein, producing the protein MMAVTQRVANDTTGIEARLRVNYAEFSLELDLRLPGRGVTALYGHSGSGKTTCLRGVAGLTPVAQGYLRVNGEVWLDTQAGINVPTHRRALGYVFQEASLFPHLTVLRNLQFGLTRVPAGQRCVDLDQAVELLGIAHLLRRMPAGLSGGERQRVGMARALLTSPRLLLMDEPLASLDVARKQEILPYLERLHGELDIPVLYVSHAPQEVARLADHLVLLENGRATASGPIGQILSRLDLPLAMGDDASVMVAGHVADFDPAYRLMSVRLPGSASCLRTVHDGLPAGHAARLAIKARDVSVALERPQGSSIVNVIPVRVLDMAPADNPDHILVRLDADGTALLARITRYSRDQLKLAPGMPAWAQIKAVSVLG
- a CDS encoding MetQ/NlpA family ABC transporter substrate-binding protein, which encodes MSITFFKSLAALTLGAAVFAQPALAQDKPLKVGVTAGPHAQIFEVVKQEAAKQGVKVEIIEFSDYVQPNAALSAGDLDMNSYQHQPYLDAANADRGYKLASIAKTVIFPIGIYSKKVKSLDELKPGAQIGIPNDPTNGGRALLLLQAQGLIKLNPDAGLKATPIDVVENPRKLRFVELDAAQLPRSLDDTDASAVNTNFALEAGLDPNKDAIARESADSPYANVLAVREQDKNRADLQKLVGIYQSPVVKAFIAEKFKGAVVAAW
- the modA gene encoding molybdate ABC transporter substrate-binding protein, whose translation is MPVLRIVLGLAAASVAASAVAGEVQVAVAANFTAAMQAIARQFEQDTGHKAVAAFGATGQFYAQIKNGAPFEVFLAADDVRPARLEAERQTVPGSRFTYATGSLALWSAQPGYVDGQGAVLKQNAFRHLAIANPKAAPYGLAATQVLDRLGLAAAVKPKIVQGQSIAQTQQFVASGNAELGFVALSQVYKDGQLSAGSAWLVPGELHDPIKQDAVILAKGKDNPAAQAFVDYLKGPKAAAIIKSYGYQVAAQ